From a region of the Thermus caldilimi genome:
- the ruvB gene encoding Holliday junction branch migration DNA helicase RuvB, producing MHPDLALRPRTLDEYIGQERLKKKLRVYLEAAKARGEPLEHLLLFGPPGLGKTTLAHVIAYELGVNLRVTSGPAIEKPGDLAAILANSLEEGDILFIDEIHRLSRQAEEHLYPAMEDFKMDIVIGQGPAARTIRLELPRFTLIGATTRPGLITAPLRSRFGIVEHLEYYSLEELAEGVRRDARLLGVAITEEAALEIAKRSRGTMRVAKRLFRRVRDFAQVAGEETITQERTLEALNALGLDELGLEKRDREILETLILRFGGGPVGLQTLATAVSEDPGTLEEVHEPYLIQQGLLKRTPRGRVATERAYRHLGYPPPVEPLL from the coding sequence GTGCACCCGGACCTCGCCCTAAGGCCCAGGACCCTGGACGAGTACATCGGCCAGGAGAGGTTGAAGAAGAAGCTGAGGGTGTACCTCGAGGCGGCCAAGGCCCGGGGGGAGCCCCTAGAGCACCTCCTCCTCTTCGGGCCCCCTGGCCTGGGCAAGACCACCCTGGCCCACGTGATCGCTTACGAGCTTGGGGTGAACCTGCGCGTCACCTCGGGGCCCGCCATAGAGAAACCCGGCGACCTGGCCGCCATCCTGGCCAACTCCCTGGAGGAAGGGGACATCCTCTTCATCGACGAGATCCACCGGCTAAGCCGCCAGGCGGAGGAGCACCTCTACCCGGCCATGGAGGACTTCAAGATGGACATCGTCATCGGCCAGGGGCCGGCGGCCCGCACCATCCGCCTGGAGCTTCCCCGCTTCACCCTGATCGGGGCCACCACCCGCCCGGGCCTCATCACCGCCCCCTTGCGGAGCCGCTTCGGCATCGTGGAGCACCTGGAGTACTACTCCCTGGAGGAGCTGGCCGAAGGGGTCAGGCGGGATGCGAGGCTTCTAGGGGTGGCCATTACCGAGGAGGCCGCCCTGGAGATCGCCAAAAGAAGCCGGGGCACCATGCGCGTGGCCAAACGGCTTTTCCGGCGGGTGCGGGACTTTGCCCAGGTGGCAGGGGAGGAAACCATCACCCAGGAAAGGACCCTGGAAGCCCTAAACGCCTTGGGCCTGGATGAGCTGGGCCTGGAGAAACGGGACCGGGAGATCCTGGAAACCCTGATCCTGCGCTTCGGAGGCGGCCCGGTGGGCCTGCAGACCCTGGCCACCGCCGTCTCCGAGGATCCAGGTACCCTGGAAGAAGTCCACGAACCTTACCTCATCCAGCAGGGGCTCCTGAAGCGCACCCCCCGGGGCCGGGTGGCCACGGAACGGGCCTACCGCCACCTGGGCTATCCCCCTCCCGTGGAACCCCTTCTCTAG
- a CDS encoding DUF4388 domain-containing protein, with product MVRATLEELDLAELLRVLADHRKSAVVTFRGRLYGRIHLLHGRILYARTEPGPHLGEYLVRLGHLSLEEVQELVERQGRENPGTPLGALALELGLIGEEELREALEAQVLEALATLLGEKEGEILAEPLEEGSQVALPETLETKATLLEAARRLDEWRQVQVDPDEVFHLVEDPTHHPLTPEAWTVLELLDGVRRARSVALLSGLPEEQVYHILFEMKSRGLIRPSTLLADDPLVLVLAESGVVRRLLLYLLEAHRYRVQLALDLEMALRLLKERPKAIILQGERSLEMARKLRAHPEGKLASLYVVSETPPGLLFRPLRVLHLPKPLKAQEVLKALAPLRRGGA from the coding sequence ATGGTACGGGCCACCCTGGAAGAACTGGACCTGGCGGAACTCCTGAGGGTCCTGGCCGACCACCGCAAAAGCGCCGTGGTGACCTTCCGGGGGCGCCTTTACGGCAGGATCCACCTCCTCCACGGGCGCATCCTCTACGCCCGCACCGAGCCGGGACCCCACCTGGGGGAGTACCTGGTGCGCCTTGGCCACCTTTCCCTGGAGGAAGTTCAGGAGTTGGTGGAGCGCCAGGGGCGGGAAAACCCTGGCACTCCCTTGGGGGCCCTGGCCCTGGAGCTGGGCCTCATCGGGGAAGAGGAGCTAAGGGAGGCCCTCGAGGCCCAGGTCCTGGAGGCCCTGGCCACCCTGCTGGGGGAGAAGGAAGGGGAGATCCTGGCCGAGCCCCTCGAGGAGGGAAGCCAGGTGGCTTTGCCGGAAACCCTGGAAACCAAGGCCACCCTTCTGGAAGCAGCCCGGCGCCTGGACGAGTGGCGCCAGGTCCAGGTGGACCCCGACGAGGTCTTCCACCTGGTGGAGGACCCCACCCACCATCCCCTCACCCCCGAGGCCTGGACGGTGTTGGAACTCTTGGACGGGGTGCGCCGGGCGAGAAGCGTGGCCCTGCTATCCGGCCTTCCGGAAGAGCAGGTTTACCACATCCTCTTTGAGATGAAAAGCCGGGGGCTGATCCGCCCTTCCACCCTGCTTGCCGACGACCCCCTGGTCCTAGTGCTGGCGGAAAGCGGGGTGGTACGGCGGCTTCTCCTCTACCTCCTGGAGGCCCACCGGTACCGGGTGCAGCTTGCCCTGGACCTGGAGATGGCCCTGCGCCTTCTCAAGGAAAGGCCCAAGGCCATCATCCTCCAGGGGGAAAGGAGCTTAGAAATGGCCCGAAAACTCCGGGCCCACCCCGAGGGCAAACTGGCCTCCCTGTACGTGGTGAGCGAAACCCCCCCGGGGCTTCTCTTCCGTCCCCTCAGGGTTTTGCATCTTCCCAAACCCTTAAAGGCCCAGGAGGTGCTTAAGGCCCTGGCCCCCTTAAGGCGGGGCGGGGCCTAG
- a CDS encoding tetratricopeptide repeat protein yields the protein MKGVLEALHQGDYDTAIERLTRKALFGSRGEAREALLLLAEVHSLYGEEGLEKAHRALEEAYELGGLEYDPLYRALLGELLALEGRGEREVLALFLPTEDPRARYHQAQALFYLGRFEEVLRTLKEGLPAFLAWRAEGLKGRALERLGRYREAALAYERGAELALGLERYWLLLDAAAMWLEAGEGERALLALEEASGAVGEEPVEDAATRHYLLARAHFLLDNPNRGLEEVQRALALEEESGHKAYGTPLLQGQILLRLGRYPEGMAAFQEALARAEGPEKGYVLHEMAVAALDQGAYLEAEEYLGALLREEGYPYRAQALADLAEALYRQGRYQEAEAMAQRAMHQGAEAAGELILGHIAYDLMHLEEALAHYRKAAEVSEEGSREWVGAQEMVVDTLVQLGYRSPEEILARAEAVLPHVHPADEWHQALLAYRERAEAILREGRRPN from the coding sequence ATGAAGGGGGTCCTCGAGGCCCTGCACCAGGGGGATTACGATACCGCCATTGAGCGCCTTACCCGGAAGGCCCTGTTCGGCTCCAGGGGGGAGGCTCGGGAGGCCCTTTTGCTCCTGGCGGAGGTGCACAGCCTCTACGGGGAGGAGGGGCTGGAAAAGGCCCACCGGGCCTTGGAGGAGGCCTATGAGCTTGGGGGGCTGGAGTACGACCCCCTGTACCGGGCCCTTCTGGGGGAGCTTCTGGCCCTCGAGGGCCGGGGGGAAAGGGAGGTGCTGGCCCTGTTCCTTCCCACGGAGGACCCCCGGGCCCGCTACCATCAGGCCCAGGCCCTTTTCTACCTGGGCCGGTTTGAAGAGGTTCTGAGAACGCTTAAGGAGGGGCTTCCCGCCTTTTTGGCCTGGCGGGCGGAGGGGCTTAAGGGAAGGGCCTTGGAAAGGCTCGGCCGCTACAGGGAGGCGGCTTTGGCCTACGAAAGGGGGGCGGAGCTGGCCCTGGGGTTGGAGCGCTACTGGCTCCTTTTGGATGCCGCCGCCATGTGGCTGGAGGCGGGGGAGGGGGAAAGAGCCCTTCTGGCCCTCGAGGAGGCCTCGGGAGCCGTGGGGGAGGAGCCCGTGGAGGACGCCGCCACCCGTCACTACCTTCTGGCCAGGGCCCACTTCCTTTTGGATAACCCCAACCGGGGCCTGGAGGAGGTGCAGAGGGCTTTGGCCTTGGAGGAGGAGAGCGGCCACAAGGCCTATGGCACCCCCCTTCTGCAGGGGCAGATCCTGCTCCGCCTGGGCCGTTACCCCGAGGGCATGGCGGCCTTCCAGGAAGCCTTGGCCAGGGCTGAGGGTCCGGAGAAGGGATACGTTCTTCATGAGATGGCGGTGGCGGCCTTGGACCAGGGGGCCTACCTGGAGGCGGAGGAGTACCTGGGGGCCCTTTTGCGGGAAGAGGGCTACCCCTACCGGGCCCAAGCCTTGGCGGACCTGGCCGAGGCCCTGTACCGGCAGGGGCGGTACCAGGAGGCGGAGGCAATGGCCCAAAGGGCCATGCACCAGGGGGCGGAGGCGGCAGGAGAGCTGATCCTGGGCCATATCGCTTACGACCTGATGCACCTGGAAGAAGCCCTGGCCCACTACCGGAAGGCGGCGGAGGTTTCCGAGGAGGGAAGCCGGGAGTGGGTGGGGGCCCAGGAGATGGTGGTGGACACCCTGGTCCAGCTGGGCTACCGCTCTCCTGAGGAGATTCTGGCCCGGGCGGAGGCGGTGCTGCCCCATGTCCATCCCGCCGACGAATGGCACCAGGCCCTCTTGGCCTACCGGGAGCGGGCGGAGGCCATCCTGCGGGAGGGAAGGCGGCCCAACTAG
- the ftsH gene encoding ATP-dependent zinc metalloprotease FtsH, producing the protein MPQRINPFTLVFLLLLGYLAYTAFTGPPAPTLPYTEFRTLVRQGKVAEVTLEETRILGTLKEPERFPTPQGGSQVARRFAVPLPPTQVTDPELLRFLEENGVRIVTKPPSLWPQFLLYLGPTLLLIVFFWFFFMRAQGGAGQVMQFGQSRAKLYGKEKQVNTTFKDVAGHEEAKRELMEVVDFLKNPKKYLELGAEIPKGVLLVGPPGTGKTLLARAVAGEAGVPFFSVSASEFMEMFVGVGASRVRSLFEDARRNAPSIIFIDELDSIGRKRGAGIGGGHDEREQTLNQILSEMDGFEKDTSVIVLAATNRPDILDPALLRPGRFDRQVVVGLPTLEERRDILLVHMRGKPIAEEVDALELAHLTPGFSGADLKNLVNEAALLAARDGAKKIRKEHFLKALDKIVLGLERPALKLSEEEKRAVAYHEAGHAVVGEVLPHADKTEKVSIVPRGMALGARWSKPEERVLVSKDHLMDELAVLMAGRVAEELFTGTVTTGAQDDFKRATQIAKRMVLDWGMGEHFRNIAWGSDSGPIFLGEEIAKKKDHSEETARLIDQDIRKVLDEAYAKARQVLMEHAPAMHKIAEELLREETIPGERVRAILKETQAVQRASEESA; encoded by the coding sequence TTGCCGCAGCGGATCAACCCCTTCACCCTGGTTTTCTTGCTCCTTCTAGGCTATCTGGCCTATACCGCCTTCACGGGCCCCCCAGCTCCAACCCTTCCCTACACGGAGTTCCGCACCCTGGTGCGCCAAGGCAAAGTGGCGGAGGTTACCCTGGAGGAAACCCGCATCCTGGGCACCTTGAAGGAACCCGAGCGCTTCCCCACCCCCCAGGGAGGAAGCCAGGTGGCCAGGCGCTTCGCCGTGCCCTTGCCCCCGACCCAGGTGACCGACCCCGAGCTTCTCCGCTTTCTGGAGGAAAACGGGGTGAGGATCGTCACCAAACCTCCCTCCTTGTGGCCCCAGTTCCTCCTCTACCTGGGACCCACCCTCCTCCTCATCGTCTTCTTCTGGTTCTTCTTCATGCGGGCCCAGGGTGGGGCCGGGCAGGTGATGCAGTTCGGACAGAGCCGGGCCAAGCTTTACGGGAAGGAAAAGCAGGTCAACACCACCTTCAAGGACGTGGCCGGCCACGAAGAGGCCAAGCGGGAACTCATGGAGGTGGTGGACTTCCTCAAGAACCCCAAGAAGTACCTGGAGCTGGGCGCAGAAATCCCCAAAGGAGTTCTCCTGGTGGGCCCTCCCGGAACCGGCAAGACCCTTCTGGCCCGGGCTGTGGCGGGGGAAGCAGGCGTACCCTTCTTCTCCGTCTCCGCCAGCGAGTTCATGGAGATGTTCGTGGGCGTGGGGGCAAGCCGGGTGCGAAGCCTCTTCGAGGACGCCCGAAGGAACGCTCCCAGCATCATCTTCATCGACGAGCTGGACTCCATCGGCCGCAAACGGGGGGCAGGCATCGGGGGCGGCCATGACGAGCGAGAGCAGACCCTGAACCAGATCCTTTCCGAGATGGACGGCTTTGAAAAGGACACCTCGGTAATTGTTCTGGCCGCCACCAACCGCCCGGACATCCTGGACCCCGCCCTGCTGCGCCCCGGGCGCTTTGACCGCCAGGTGGTGGTGGGCCTTCCCACCCTGGAAGAGCGCCGGGATATCCTCCTGGTGCACATGCGGGGTAAACCCATCGCCGAGGAAGTGGATGCCCTAGAGCTGGCCCACCTCACCCCGGGCTTCTCCGGAGCCGACCTGAAGAACCTGGTCAACGAAGCAGCCCTGCTGGCGGCCCGGGATGGTGCCAAGAAAATCCGCAAGGAGCACTTCCTGAAGGCCCTGGACAAGATCGTCCTGGGCCTCGAGCGGCCTGCCCTTAAGCTTTCCGAGGAGGAGAAGAGGGCCGTGGCTTACCACGAGGCCGGGCATGCGGTGGTGGGCGAGGTTCTGCCCCACGCGGACAAAACCGAGAAGGTCTCCATCGTCCCCCGGGGCATGGCCTTGGGTGCCCGCTGGAGCAAACCGGAGGAAAGGGTTTTGGTTTCCAAGGACCACCTCATGGACGAACTGGCCGTCCTCATGGCAGGCCGGGTGGCGGAGGAACTCTTCACCGGCACCGTGACCACCGGGGCCCAGGACGACTTCAAACGGGCGACCCAGATCGCCAAACGCATGGTCCTGGACTGGGGTATGGGGGAGCACTTCCGGAACATCGCCTGGGGTTCGGACTCCGGCCCCATCTTCCTGGGTGAGGAGATCGCCAAGAAGAAAGACCACTCCGAGGAAACCGCCCGCCTCATCGACCAGGACATCCGCAAGGTCCTGGACGAAGCCTACGCCAAGGCCCGCCAGGTCCTCATGGAGCACGCCCCCGCCATGCACAAGATCGCCGAGGAACTCCTTAGGGAGGAAACCATCCCCGGGGAGCGGGTGCGGGCCATCCTCAAGGAAACCCAGGCGGTGCAAAGGGCCTCGGAGGAAAGCGCCTAG
- a CDS encoding FAD-dependent oxidoreductase, translating to MTPSREELWERLKEPLDLLVIGGGATGAGVLWEATLRGLRAALVEAGDFGAGTSSRSTKLLHGGVRYLELAVRHRDPRQLRLVRDALKERRVVMELAPHLARPLTLLTPLFRPLEIPYYGLGLKLYDLLAGRRRLAPSRYAPPKEVQTLFPGLPPTLGGILYQDGQFADYRLNLALILSAIGRGAVALNHAEATGFLLKGGRVRGAVVRDRLTGKEVEVYAKAVVNATGPQADRVRHLLDPHLPPLLTPSNGTHLVLDYPLRVGLLLPRTRDSRVLFLLPWQGRALLGTTDLPAEATACPLPREEEVAYLLEEVRPYLGDLSGRVLAAWAGLRPLVGKGETRLLVRDHLILEEQGLYTLTGGKWTTFRLMALDLLERLAKDLSLPLPPSESHRTPLLGAGPRPPLPLPEGVAEHLYAHYGTLALQVAALGDRPLLPGLPYLEGEVVWAVREELAQKPLDVLARRMGLALLDRKRAEEALPRVGDLMAPLLGWGEERKQALLLEAEKALAGLC from the coding sequence ATGACCCCAAGCCGGGAGGAGCTCTGGGAACGCCTTAAGGAGCCCCTGGACCTCCTGGTGATCGGGGGCGGGGCCACGGGGGCCGGGGTGTTGTGGGAGGCCACCTTAAGGGGCCTAAGGGCGGCCTTGGTGGAGGCGGGGGACTTCGGGGCGGGGACCAGCAGCCGCTCCACCAAGCTCCTCCACGGGGGGGTGCGCTACCTGGAGCTGGCGGTGCGGCACCGGGACCCCAGGCAGCTTCGCCTGGTGCGGGACGCCCTTAAGGAGAGGAGGGTGGTGATGGAGCTCGCCCCCCACCTGGCCAGGCCCTTAACCCTTCTCACCCCCCTCTTCCGCCCCCTGGAGATCCCCTACTATGGGCTCGGCCTCAAGCTCTACGACCTGTTGGCGGGAAGGAGGCGACTGGCCCCAAGCCGCTACGCTCCTCCCAAGGAGGTGCAGACCCTCTTCCCCGGCCTTCCCCCCACCCTGGGGGGCATCCTCTACCAGGATGGGCAGTTCGCCGACTACCGCCTGAACCTGGCCCTCATCCTCTCCGCTATCGGGCGGGGGGCGGTGGCCCTGAACCACGCCGAGGCCACGGGTTTCCTCCTGAAGGGGGGAAGGGTAAGGGGGGCGGTGGTGCGGGACCGGCTCACGGGGAAGGAGGTGGAGGTCTACGCCAAGGCGGTGGTGAACGCCACCGGCCCCCAGGCGGACCGGGTGCGCCACCTCCTCGACCCCCATCTTCCCCCCCTCCTCACCCCTTCCAACGGGACCCACTTGGTCCTGGACTACCCCTTGCGGGTGGGCCTCCTCCTGCCCCGGACCCGGGACAGCCGGGTCCTCTTCCTCCTGCCTTGGCAGGGCCGGGCCCTTCTGGGCACCACCGACCTCCCCGCTGAGGCCACCGCCTGCCCCCTGCCCCGGGAGGAGGAGGTGGCCTACCTCCTGGAGGAGGTAAGGCCCTACCTGGGGGATCTCTCGGGCCGGGTCCTGGCCGCCTGGGCGGGCCTGAGGCCCCTGGTGGGGAAGGGGGAGACGAGGCTTTTGGTGCGGGACCACCTCATCCTGGAGGAACAGGGCCTTTACACCCTCACCGGGGGCAAGTGGACCACCTTCCGCCTCATGGCCCTGGACCTCCTGGAGCGCCTGGCAAAAGACCTCTCCCTGCCCCTTCCCCCCTCGGAGAGCCACCGCACCCCCCTCCTGGGGGCAGGGCCCAGGCCTCCCCTGCCCCTGCCGGAGGGGGTGGCCGAACACCTCTACGCCCACTACGGCACCCTGGCCCTCCAGGTGGCCGCCCTGGGGGATAGGCCCCTTCTCCCCGGGCTTCCCTACCTGGAGGGGGAGGTGGTGTGGGCGGTGAGGGAGGAACTTGCCCAAAAGCCCCTGGACGTGCTGGCCCGCAGGATGGGCCTGGCCCTACTGGACCGGAAGCGGGCGGAGGAAGCCCTGCCCCGGGTGGGGGACCTCATGGCCCCTCTCCTGGGCTGGGGGGAGGAAAGGAAACAGGCCCTTCTCTTGGAGGCTGAAAAGGCTCTTGCCGGTCTTTGCTAG
- the glpK gene encoding glycerol kinase GlpK, with product MRYLLALDQGTTSSRALLFSLEGRPVAMAQREFRQLYPRPGWVEHDPLEIWESQLGVAQEVLQRAGVEAREVVALGLTNQRETTLVFERGTGKPLYDAIVWQDRRTASLCQELKAQGLEPLFRERTGLLLDPYFSGTKLRWLLENVPGLKEKAERGEALFGTVDTWLLYRLTGGRVHATDPSNASRTLLFNLHTLSWDEELLGILGIPPAMLPEVRPSDGEFGATLPELFGAPIPIRGVLGDQQAALFGQAALAAGQGKCTYGTGAFLLLNTGKRPVPSPKGLLSTVAWSVRGQASYALEGSVFMAGAVVGWLRDGLGLIRESGEVEALAREVADSGGVYLVPAFTGLGAPYWDPYARGAILGLTRGTTRAHLARAALEGVAFQVVDVVALMEEAGVSLAELRVDGGMAGNHLFLQIQADLLGVPVLRPRVTETTALGAALMAGVGAGALDLEGVKRAWILEASFPPRMSLERRQALHQGWRRAVERTLGWAREEG from the coding sequence ATGAGATACCTCCTCGCCTTGGACCAAGGCACCACCAGCAGCCGGGCCCTCCTCTTCAGCCTGGAGGGGAGGCCTGTGGCCATGGCCCAGAGGGAGTTCCGCCAGCTCTACCCGAGGCCGGGCTGGGTGGAGCACGATCCCCTGGAGATCTGGGAAAGCCAGCTTGGGGTGGCCCAGGAGGTCCTCCAGAGGGCGGGGGTGGAGGCCCGGGAGGTGGTGGCCCTGGGCCTCACCAACCAGCGGGAGACCACCCTCGTGTTTGAAAGGGGCACGGGGAAGCCTCTCTATGACGCCATTGTCTGGCAGGATAGGCGCACGGCCTCCCTCTGCCAGGAGCTCAAGGCCCAGGGCTTGGAGCCCCTCTTCCGGGAGCGCACCGGGCTTCTTTTGGACCCCTACTTCTCCGGCACCAAGCTCCGCTGGCTCCTGGAGAACGTCCCTGGGCTAAAGGAAAAGGCTGAGCGGGGCGAGGCCCTCTTTGGCACCGTGGACACCTGGCTCCTCTACCGCCTCACTGGGGGAAGGGTGCACGCCACGGATCCCTCCAACGCCAGCCGCACCCTGCTTTTTAACCTGCACACCCTCTCCTGGGACGAGGAGCTTTTGGGGATTCTGGGGATCCCCCCGGCCATGCTGCCCGAGGTGCGCCCCTCGGATGGGGAGTTTGGGGCGACCCTCCCGGAGCTCTTCGGGGCCCCCATCCCCATCCGCGGGGTGCTGGGGGACCAGCAGGCGGCCCTCTTCGGCCAGGCGGCCTTGGCGGCGGGCCAGGGGAAGTGCACCTACGGGACTGGGGCCTTTCTGCTCCTGAACACGGGAAAGCGGCCCGTCCCTTCCCCGAAGGGCCTCCTCAGCACCGTGGCCTGGAGCGTAAGGGGCCAAGCCAGCTACGCCCTGGAGGGGAGCGTCTTCATGGCGGGGGCGGTGGTGGGGTGGCTAAGGGACGGTCTGGGGCTCATTCGGGAGAGCGGCGAGGTGGAGGCGTTGGCCCGGGAGGTGGCGGATAGTGGGGGCGTGTACCTGGTCCCGGCCTTCACCGGCCTGGGGGCCCCCTACTGGGACCCCTACGCCCGGGGGGCCATTCTGGGCCTCACCCGGGGGACCACCAGGGCCCACCTGGCCCGGGCGGCCCTGGAGGGGGTGGCCTTCCAGGTAGTGGACGTGGTGGCCCTCATGGAGGAGGCGGGGGTTTCCCTGGCCGAACTCCGGGTGGACGGGGGGATGGCCGGGAACCATCTCTTCCTGCAGATCCAGGCGGACCTCCTGGGGGTGCCGGTCCTGAGACCTAGGGTCACGGAGACCACCGCCCTGGGGGCGGCCCTGATGGCGGGGGTGGGGGCGGGAGCCTTGGACCTAGAGGGGGTGAAGAGGGCCTGGATCCTGGAGGCTTCCTTTCCTCCCCGTATGTCCCTGGAACGGCGGCAGGCCCTGCACCAAGGGTGGCGGCGGGCGGTGGAGCGGACTTTGGGCTGGGCGAGGGAGGAGGGATGA
- the galT gene encoding galactose-1-phosphate uridylyltransferase yields the protein MPSFYKHVHRKRDGRELILYRLHPLEVEVLPVAEEPSVPEGARSISPSPHLRYHPLRGEWVVYAAHRQERTFLPPQEHCPLCPSREGGFPTEIPFAQFQVAVFENRFPSLVPRPTPPPEGLPVPAERALGRCEVVVYTPSHTGSLATLPEEERLLLAWVWRERYQALYALEGIRFVMPFENRGEAVGVTLHHPHGQVYAYPFVPPILERESQAFRERPVLLELFPHLEPYRVDEEEGFLAFVPPFARYPYEVWVAPWERHPGPWTFSEGEMAAFARLLGRVVARYDALFGEPFPYVMVFHAAPLGEERTFHFHVEFYPPKRAKDKLKFLAGTELGAGTFVVDALPEETAQSLREVL from the coding sequence ATGCCTTCCTTTTATAAGCACGTGCATCGCAAGAGGGACGGGCGAGAGCTGATTCTTTACCGGCTTCATCCCCTCGAGGTAGAGGTCTTGCCCGTGGCCGAGGAGCCCTCCGTACCGGAGGGGGCGAGGTCCATCTCCCCAAGCCCGCACCTCCGCTACCACCCCTTGCGGGGGGAGTGGGTGGTCTACGCCGCCCACCGCCAGGAGCGCACCTTCTTGCCTCCCCAGGAGCACTGCCCCTTGTGCCCCAGCCGGGAAGGGGGTTTCCCCACGGAGATCCCCTTTGCCCAATTTCAGGTGGCGGTCTTTGAGAATCGGTTTCCCTCCCTGGTGCCACGCCCCACCCCTCCCCCGGAAGGACTTCCCGTTCCTGCGGAGAGGGCCTTGGGCCGGTGCGAGGTGGTGGTTTATACCCCAAGCCACACGGGAAGCCTGGCCACCCTCCCGGAGGAGGAAAGGCTTCTCCTCGCCTGGGTTTGGCGGGAGCGGTACCAGGCCCTCTACGCCCTCGAGGGGATCCGGTTCGTTATGCCCTTCGAGAACCGGGGGGAGGCGGTGGGGGTGACCCTCCACCATCCCCACGGGCAGGTCTACGCCTACCCCTTCGTGCCCCCCATCCTGGAGCGAGAAAGCCAGGCCTTTAGGGAAAGGCCCGTGCTCCTGGAGCTTTTCCCCCACCTGGAGCCCTACCGGGTGGACGAGGAGGAGGGTTTCCTGGCCTTCGTGCCCCCCTTCGCCCGTTACCCTTACGAGGTTTGGGTGGCCCCTTGGGAGCGCCACCCGGGGCCCTGGACCTTTTCCGAAGGGGAGATGGCCGCCTTCGCCCGGCTTCTGGGCCGGGTGGTGGCCCGCTACGACGCCCTTTTCGGGGAGCCCTTCCCCTACGTGATGGTCTTCCACGCCGCCCCCTTGGGGGAGGAGCGCACCTTTCACTTCCACGTGGAGTTCTATCCCCCTAAAAGGGCCAAGGATAAACTCAAGTTCCTGGCGGGCACGGAGCTTGGGGCGGGCACCTTCGTGGTGGACGCCCTGCCGGAGGAGACCGCCCAAAGCTTACGGGAGGTCCTATGA
- a CDS encoding glycoside hydrolase family 36 protein produces the protein MRLEFSDPLRESRLEVPVLGEVFGPVPGGYLLRGREVRVFAPFVSERFFRHGWQSWSLTTWVDLNFPPKPLFPEARRPQADDPFLLEAGAWWGSGLGALRFPGGEVLLLGTLDLGARVLGRDDLLLGRYASGEGRWFLAYGPEAEVFAAYARLLPRRLSKGPPRLWCSWYSFYNRIHEALLLEVLEEVAGLPFEVFQIDDGWQRALGDWEPNGRFPRGMAFLAERIREKGFRAGLWLAPFLVTPDSPLVRAYPEWILRDGEGRPIPAGFNWGKPLYALDSGNEEVLDHVAGLVREVRAWGYDYLKLDFLYAAALPGAEGEVRYRKAMERIREEAGEAYLLFCGAPVLASLGLADGLRVGPDVAPYWDNEDRSYWLQDPTGPGLRNALRTTLHRLWLGENVQVDPDVAFFRSRFSLLFPEEMRLQEAMGEITGFKATSDPPSWLSPEERERLWAYLSRDKEVEPLGPYRFRVGEEVLDYAFLL, from the coding sequence ATGCGGCTGGAGTTCTCGGATCCTCTTCGGGAAAGCCGCCTCGAGGTGCCGGTCCTGGGGGAGGTCTTTGGGCCTGTTCCCGGGGGTTACCTCCTGAGGGGCCGGGAGGTGCGGGTCTTTGCTCCCTTTGTCTCGGAGCGCTTCTTCCGCCACGGCTGGCAGAGCTGGAGCCTCACCACCTGGGTGGACCTAAACTTTCCCCCGAAGCCCCTTTTCCCCGAGGCCCGTAGGCCTCAGGCTGACGACCCCTTCCTCCTAGAGGCGGGGGCCTGGTGGGGGAGCGGCCTGGGGGCCCTGCGCTTTCCCGGGGGGGAGGTCCTCCTCCTGGGGACCCTGGACCTGGGGGCCAGGGTTTTGGGCCGGGACGACCTCCTCTTGGGCCGGTACGCCTCTGGGGAGGGGCGCTGGTTTTTGGCCTACGGTCCAGAGGCGGAGGTCTTCGCCGCCTACGCCCGCCTCCTTCCCAGGCGGCTTTCTAAAGGACCCCCCAGGCTGTGGTGCTCCTGGTATAGCTTCTACAACCGGATCCACGAGGCCTTGCTCCTCGAGGTGCTGGAGGAAGTGGCCGGGCTTCCCTTTGAGGTCTTCCAGATCGACGACGGCTGGCAGCGGGCCCTCGGGGACTGGGAACCCAACGGGCGCTTCCCCCGGGGGATGGCCTTTTTGGCGGAGAGGATCCGGGAAAAGGGCTTCAGGGCGGGGTTATGGCTGGCTCCCTTTTTGGTGACGCCGGATAGCCCCCTAGTGCGGGCCTACCCCGAGTGGATCCTGCGGGACGGGGAGGGAAGGCCCATCCCCGCGGGCTTCAACTGGGGGAAGCCCCTATACGCCCTGGATTCGGGCAACGAGGAGGTTTTGGACCATGTGGCGGGCTTGGTGCGCGAGGTGCGGGCCTGGGGGTACGACTACCTGAAGCTGGATTTCCTCTACGCTGCCGCTTTACCCGGGGCCGAGGGGGAGGTGCGGTACCGTAAGGCCATGGAGCGGATCCGCGAGGAGGCAGGGGAGGCCTACCTTCTCTTCTGCGGCGCTCCCGTCCTGGCCTCCTTGGGGCTTGCCGATGGCCTCAGGGTGGGTCCGGACGTGGCCCCCTACTGGGACAACGAGGACCGCTCCTACTGGCTACAGGACCCCACGGGCCCGGGGCTAAGGAATGCCCTCCGCACCACCCTCCACCGCTTGTGGCTTGGGGAAAACGTCCAGGTGGACCCGGACGTGGCCTTCTTTCGGAGCCGTTTCTCCCTGCTGTTCCCAGAGGAGATGCGGCTGCAGGAGGCCATGGGGGAGATCACGGGCTTCAAGGCTACCTCCGACCCGCCCTCCTGGCTTTCCCCGGAGGAAAGGGAAAGGCTTTGGGCCTACCTGAGCCGGGATAAGGAGGTGGAGCCCCTTGGCCCCTACCGTTTCCGGGTGGGGGAGGAGGTTTTGGACTATGCCTTCCTTTTATAA